A window of the Cutaneotrichosporon cavernicola HIS019 DNA, chromosome: 6 genome harbors these coding sequences:
- a CDS encoding uncharacterized protein (Cytochrome b5-like Heme/Steroid binding domain) — MSESEGERRELAARSGPGVVLKVILALAIAGAALIAYISTGERSFSMKALSAYDGSNEALPVYISINGVVYDVSANRRVYGKGGSYNMMAGRDASRSFITGCFETHLTHDLRGMTDKELESLETWKNFFKDSPKYPRVGVAKLPPIDPNSAIPEPCADPKSAHK; from the exons ATGTCCGAGTCCGAAGgtgagcgccgcgagctc GCGGCTCGATCTGGCCCCGGCGTCGTGCTCAAggtcatcctcgccctcgccatcgctgGGGCCGCATTGATCGCATACATCTCCACCGGAGAACGCAGCTTCTCAATGAAAGCACTGAGCGCGTACGACGGCAGTAATGAGGCGCTGCCCGTGTACATCTCAATCAACGGGGTGGTGTACGACGTATCCGCCAATCGCAGGGTGTACGGGAAAGGCGGGAGCTACAATATGAT GGCCGGCCGCGATGCTTCGCGCTCGTTCATCACGGGCTGCTTCGAGACCCACCTGACCCACGACCTGCGCGGGATGACcgacaaggagctcgaATCGCTCGAGACATGGAAGAACTTCTTCAAGGACAGCCCCAAGTACccgcgcgtcggcgtcgccaagctcccGCCCATTGATCCGAACTCGGCCATTCCCGAGCCGTGTGCAGACCCCAAGTCCGCGCACAAGTGA